In one Prosthecochloris aestuarii DSM 271 genomic region, the following are encoded:
- a CDS encoding RNA polymerase sigma factor, with protein MVHIRKTPLEVLDDIYNLAYWMTGTEERTTDLVNRTYVNIEHNASEADILKTFRECYVDTYGQQPSLHITEEEKPDNVSLLTSLSQKAADVKLSVLLSEISGLGHAQIAEILGRPIETIRQWLFWGRKFMAHDGQLKASA; from the coding sequence ATGGTACATATAAGAAAAACGCCTTTAGAAGTACTTGATGATATATACAATCTCGCATACTGGATGACAGGAACAGAAGAACGAACAACAGATCTTGTCAACAGAACGTATGTCAATATTGAGCACAACGCATCCGAAGCTGACATACTGAAAACCTTCAGGGAGTGCTATGTCGACACCTACGGTCAACAGCCCTCTCTGCATATCACAGAAGAGGAGAAACCTGACAATGTCTCTTTACTTACATCCCTCAGTCAAAAAGCTGCTGATGTAAAACTGAGCGTGCTGCTCTCAGAAATTTCGGGACTGGGCCATGCACAGATTGCAGAAATTTTGGGCAGGCCCATCGAAACCATACGTCAATGGTTGTTCTGGGGCAGAAAATTCATGGCACATGACGGCCAGCTCAAAGCTTCGGCTTAA
- the rfaD gene encoding ADP-glyceromanno-heptose 6-epimerase, with protein sequence MIILTGGAGFIGSAMLWELNRNGMDDVLIVDNLESATSGKWKNLSGLSYSDIVSISDLPPLLEQNRLGNVSAIIHMGAISATTETDADLLLHNNYHYSRKLALSCAKSDIRFIYASSAATYGDGSLGYSDEEEGIFALRPLNMYGYSKQLFDTWALKKGLLNHAAGIKFFNVYGPNEYHKGDMSSVVLKAFHQIQETGQVKLFRSHRKDYRDGEQLRDFIYIKDCTAAMLWLLQNPSVCGIFNLGTGRARSFKDLVTATFDAMGKKPSIEYIPMPETLRDKYQYFTEAQTQKLRAYGWTGTLTSLEEGVRDYVVNYLQHECRNFDTLQP encoded by the coding sequence ATGATTATTCTTACCGGTGGCGCAGGATTTATCGGCAGTGCCATGCTCTGGGAACTGAATCGCAACGGCATGGATGATGTCCTCATCGTCGATAACCTGGAAAGCGCAACATCGGGCAAGTGGAAAAACCTGTCCGGCCTCTCCTATAGTGATATTGTAAGCATCAGCGACCTGCCTCCTCTTCTGGAACAGAACCGGCTTGGCAACGTCTCCGCCATCATCCACATGGGCGCTATCAGCGCGACGACCGAAACAGACGCCGACCTTCTGCTGCACAACAACTACCACTATTCAAGAAAACTTGCCCTCTCCTGCGCAAAATCAGACATCAGGTTCATCTATGCCTCAAGTGCAGCAACCTACGGTGACGGCTCACTCGGATACAGCGACGAAGAAGAAGGCATTTTCGCGCTCAGGCCCTTGAACATGTACGGTTACTCCAAACAGCTTTTCGATACCTGGGCTCTGAAAAAAGGCCTTCTCAACCATGCTGCAGGCATTAAATTCTTCAACGTCTACGGACCCAACGAATATCATAAAGGCGACATGAGCAGCGTCGTCCTCAAAGCATTTCACCAGATACAGGAAACCGGACAGGTAAAACTATTCCGCTCACACAGAAAAGATTACCGCGACGGAGAACAACTACGGGATTTCATCTACATCAAAGACTGCACCGCAGCAATGCTCTGGCTGCTGCAGAACCCGTCTGTCTGCGGGATTTTCAATCTCGGCACAGGCCGGGCAAGAAGCTTCAAAGACCTTGTCACCGCGACCTTTGACGCCATGGGCAAAAAGCCGTCGATAGAATACATTCCCATGCCCGAAACCCTCAGAGACAAATATCAGTATTTCACCGAAGCCCAAACGCAAAAACTGCGCGCCTATGGCTGGACAGGCACACTCACATCACTCGAAGAAGGCGTCAGAGATTATGTCGT